The proteins below come from a single Vidua chalybeata isolate OUT-0048 chromosome 1, bVidCha1 merged haplotype, whole genome shotgun sequence genomic window:
- the ICE1 gene encoding little elongation complex subunit 1 isoform X1 has translation MYMNYFAVCKYDDRLRLQRKGSEHCTRECVYQNVDVLHLAKGRKNMNEYVAALIALKQKIIDGDRLLTEYQQKCTELQFAEREISALRCQVEKMLQKILPLEKCQEELGSLKAELEEKKSSLKIYRESQLEYVKIKEEILNSDAVRKKLETKVKKLEDAATKHTQDFRQLKTEKKRLEKELKKAQGKLDGVIKEKCRKFKHAETQSSSEDLATDIDKGRVKLLLEELWMCIDSATGKRENEKNDPVLASVWDKKWSNKRRLTVTEDTVQIHQKIRKCDGKTLPWCSSEESAVKQNSVTAKIIQTSTEPFGDDCAVNRTPEEQLHSGEDKNVDMIIQTDREHSTSDFSNQEQRDPGGNVMDILNWARPLPALLSPVQLSPLTTRDMFLGEVIGSSDEDDCTTSAVEGLLQEDQVQPPSCNVIGPSDEHGFDAEISLNLSWNEKNIHLSPKTSSKEEREAERKQTEGATLIINMVTNKNCLEENSGDVETENRELTGATAHKSEDMEEQKGDGEDMDSEEGDSSAGFMLQHLKPQNQIEECSVVEQTEEKVTLIRAVDNEGTHEKCGEIVNRERQNLEAQRETPREASVLQNVTHLLSEQGNVLPREDAEEKSDMLIENEVVENKSKNVVKLTNMAGAIEISAHSQCSEIKHDNEEILEKKHTQTKDKMNRECEPESVKISRHYLPVSATEGIRTLSVIPKDEQLKIEDMNITRAPTTELTMKFNTGSVLEIAELSELLHSAENVKLVDTEEVVGLQSKPHHKEDGSNLSQRKSNLENTLALPKTACIIGAASSVAKCESSVLDFTEVKGEIKQSENLCKTLECGQSKPQNFRLFESVETEVRLNPEDCRGESSELLARGSTIESILIESNPISQEQFGKPLTQLLRIENIKCGKIEGKLNKQSKELVTETCSGSLKWEKNVVKKNNISEIICQPTSEVDYRSGLAFSTQKDLEKCCINNEETNSPVQVGIGLESTRSPDLNLSLQKVVGFLETNLAGKAAFSCTWESNRHTNSIMSTTFNCSPENLEEGAEILSTEKVNMGKELGCPEREYIHKKEEKTSDKEQPVDEEPQASVKSQIIYANPYKKNAFLLQKFDCQESGCRTSTWKVRTDPSRTNSLTGGGESKELNGFVGSGKNAIIRCKSDFDMLEQSNDSEEKDCSIQNVKYVKCSECVPMFRNKLRASSRIALDTLETGAIVDADYQVCELHSMMHPGNAFTVSHLKADTIVDMNTHCKPNSSGDTANEWSSVTGEGYPEDSASWKTECILVTSENTESANEHMVESNIAGCISHSEESLLKSGTSKESPVMPHASKNRLPLCKMLSRFSENCRLTVKTSKLNTRMLALGNFLEENYSRKLQSNGKQGLLCSVDMEDSVFEEYNNNNNNNQTYTACDTGEGSTDVIIDSGTKKKLLKYLPNPALSDVRCSCQTVGQLSEPQKTVFEKLPMVESDSCALKKSNKCKCKEQEPSEILTVSTKTAAQVMHTKLSKNLFQGKRKTKTLKVTQPVLANANTSLAKKCSSEMINKIREEIGPPLPPLLLPLITTPPKTACTVSPVMSSTGQCSLLSPLDDLISPLSKTPILPLMSPLTDTPTVKSALLFSPPSPSEMAVGRQICSSPLKFCTSIPKHALPVPGRFPLFAAVSDGPSAPQENSVKILDTMYPELSARARTLNILKGNIQLNRCTFSDIQSLPGPVFQAGGFKAIASTSTAFVKAGSNLKSDSSKDEDKDVQNQQLFSNHLRKRTLLQVSMPRSAKRLRLDSEPPRMEPSDITAVRNTKNTIAAMQEAFHGKSYEISDSSQCSNLEESLPVKKDSDCQKVSLALKKIAESCFDLLPVIKGHVYVGNISKIPVMTDEEREVVYEFGINNKHLAESLLHVILNKLKAQKNATNYNFSQALCRVYAGICRQLGDLERARLFCYSLLKEDFPDSEKLLLFITNIWSDIFVFQGAINKAMQLVVRQNASNEMLACLSAYLNWEQTSSLDAGIMVSNLLLEMQSCTKVEFHLSEQYGEDLSEDAWQYIFAVDLLCSHMKWDWTHDNVISKVLWPSMDNWIKKRKGHETAQSIRDSVIALTLRLIGRLGQIGLKEGYLAAVKNISSIIGQFVQHAKDEAIPWGVQLAAVYSLCDLGSSNPEGIVEVIHAWRAKVRNNIPSAITNGIAEITSLCEMELN, from the exons GAGAAAGAAACTGGAAACTAAAGTGAAAAAACTTGAAG ACGCTGCAACAAAGCATACACAGGACTTCAGacaactgaaaactgaaaagaaaaggcttgAAAAGGAGCTAAAAAAAGCACAA GGAAAACTCGATGGTGTCATTAAAGAGAAGTGCAGAAAAT TTAAACATGCAGAAACTCAGAGTTCAAGTGAAGATCTTGCAACAGATATAGACAAAG gaAGAGTGAAGCTCTTATTAGAAGAACTCTGGATGTGCATTGACAGTGcaacaggaaaaagagagaatgagaaaaatgatCCTGTCTTAG cttctgtttGGGATAAGAAATGGTCTAATAAAAGAAGGCTAACTGTTACAGAAG ACACTGTACAAATCCACCAAAAGATCAGGAAGTGTGATGGCAAAACACTACCTTGGTGTTCTTCAGAGGAAAGTGCTGTAAAGCAAAATTCTGTAACAGCAAAGATAATTCAAACAAGTACTGAGCCTTTTGGAGATGATTGTGCTGTGAACAGGACTCCTGAAGAACAGTTGCACAGTGGTGAGGATAAAAATGTAGATATGATAATACAGACAGACAGGGAGCACAGCACTTCAGACTTCTCCAATCAGGAGCAGAGAGACCCAGGTGGAAATGTGATGGATATATTGAACTGGGCCAGAcctcttcctgctctcctttCTCCAGTACAGCTTTCACCACTGACTACACGG GATATGTTCTTGGGAGAAGTCATAGGTTCCAGTGATGAAGATGATTGCACTACTTCTGCAGTGGAGGGTCTTCTACAAGAAGACCAAGTTCAGCCTCCAAGTTGTAATGTAATCGGCCCCAGTGATGAGCATGGTTTTGATGCAGAAATCTCACTTAATCTGAGTTGGAATGAAAAGAATATTCATCTCAGTCCTAAGACGTCAAgcaaggaggagagagaagctgaaagaaagcaaactgaAGGTGCTACTCTAATTATAAACATGGTAACTAACAAAAACTGTTTGGAGGAGAATTCTGGGGATGTGGAAACTGAGAACAGAGAACTAACTGGAGCAACAGCACACAAATCGGAAGACATGGAAGAACAGAAAGGAGATGGTGAGGACATGGACAGTGAAGAGGGAGATTCTTCAGCAGGTTTTATGTTACAACATTTAAAGCCTCAGAATCAGATAGAAGAATGTAGTGTGGTAGAGCAAACAGAGGAGAAAGTAACCTTAATTAGAGCTGTTGATAATGAGGGTACACATGAAAAATGTGGTGAAATAGTGAATAGAGAGAGACAGAATttggaagcacagagagaaactCCCAGAGAAGCCTCTGTTCTGCAAAATGTTACTCATTTGCTATCTGAGCAAGGCAATGTGCTTCCAAGAGAAGATGCTGAGGAAAAATCTGATATGTTGATAGAAAATGAAGTGgttgaaaataaatcaaaaaatgTAGTCAAATTAACTAATATGGCTGGAGCTATTGAAATCTCTGCACACTCTCAGtgctctgaaataaaacatgacAATGAAGAGATTCTGGAGAAAAAACATACacaaacaaaagacaaaatgaacAGAGAATGTGAACCAGAGTCTGTTAAAATCTCTAGGCATTACTTACCTGTATCTGCTACTGAAGGAATCAGAACTTTGTCAGTCATTCCAAAAGATGAACAGCTCAAAATTGAAGACATGAATATAACCAGAGCTCCAACCACTGAGCTAACTATGAAATTTAACACAGGAAGTGTTCTAGAAATAGCTGAATTGTCAGAGCTACTCCATAGTGCAGAAAATGTCAAACTAGTAGATACAGAGGAGGTGGTAGGTTTACAAAGCAAACCACATCATAAGGAAGATGGTAGTAATTTATCTCAGAGGAAGTCAAACTTAGAAAATACACTTGCACTACCAAAGACAGCATGCATTATTGGTGCAGCAAGCAGTGTAGCTAAGTGTGAATCCTCTGTGTTAGATTTTACAGAAGTGAAAGGTGAAATAAAACAATCTGAAAACTTATGTAAGACATTAGAATGTGGGCAGTCCAAACCTCAAAACTTTAGACTGTTTGAATCTGTAGAGACTGAAGTCAGACTTAATCCAGAAGATTGCAGAGGAGAAAGCAGTGAGTTGTTAGCAAGAGGGAGTACTATTGAATCTATCTTAATAGAAAGTAATCCTATTTCTCAGGAACAGTTTGGAAAACCTCTGACTCAGCTCTTGagaattgaaaatattaaatgtggTAAAATAgaagggaaattaaataaacaaagcaaGGAATTGGTGACTGAGACTTGTTCAGGTTCACTGAAGTGGGAAAAGAAtgttgtgaagaaaaataatatttcgGAGATTATTTGCCAGCCTACTTCAGAAGTGGATTATAGAAGTGGCTTGGCTTTTTCTACTCAAAAGGACTTGGAGAAATGCTGTATAAATAATGAGGAAACCAATTCTCCTGTGCAAGTGGGAATTGGCTTGGAATCCACAAGATCTCCTGATCTAAATCTCAGTCTTCAGAAAGTTGTTGGTTTCCTTGAAACTAACTTAGcaggaaaggctgctttttcCTGTACTTGGGAAAGCAACAGACATACAAATTCCATTATGAGTACTACATTTAACTGTTCTCCAGAAAACTTAGAAGAGGGTGCTGAGATTCTGTCTACTGAAAAAGTCAACATGGGCAAAGAACTGGGCTGCCCTGAGAGAGAATATATAcacaaaaaagaagagaaaacttcAGATAAGGAGCAGCCAGTAGATGAAGAACCTCAGGCATCTGTTAAGTCGCAGATCATATATGCAAACCCTTATAAGAAGAATGCCTTTCTCCTCCAAAAGTTTGATTGTCAAGAATCAGGATGCAGGACTTCTACGTGGAAGGTTAGAACAGATCCTTCTAGAACTAATTCACTAACAGGTGGGGGAGAAAGTAAAGAACTGAATGGTTTTGTGGGTTCTGGGAAAAATGCCATAATAAGGTGTAAAAGTGATTTTGATATGCTAGAGCAGAGCAATGACTCTGAAGAGAAAGACTGTTCTATACAAAATGTTAAGTATGTGAAGTGTTCTGAATGTGTTCCAATGTTTAGAAACAAACTGAGAGCTTCCAGCAGAATTGCATTGGATACTCTGGAAACTGGTGCAATTGTTGATGCTGATTACCAAGTATGTGAACTTCATTCAATGATGCACCCAGGAAATGCTTTCACAGTTAGTCACCTAAAAGCAGACACTATTGTGGATATGAATACACACTGTAAACCAAACAGCTCTGGAGATACTGCAAATGAGTGGTCAAGTGTAACTGGGGAGGGTTATCCTGAAGACTCAGCCTCTTGGAAAACAGAATGTATATTAGTAACCTCTGAAAATACTGAGAGTGCTAATGAACATATGGTGGAGTCTAACATAGCTGGATGCATCAGTCACAGTGAGGAAAGTCTATTAAAATCTGGAACATCAAAGGAAAGCCCTGTGATGCCACATGCTTCAAAAAATAGGTTGCCGCTATGCAAGATGTTAAGCAGATTCTCAGAAAACTGCAGGCTGACTGTAAAAACCAGTAAATTAAATACAAGAATGTTAGCACTTGGCAAtttcttagaagaaaattattctagAAAACTTCAGTCAAATGGGAAGCAAGGTTTATTATGCAGTGTTGATATGGAGGACTCCGTCTTTgaagaatataataataataataataataatcaaaCTTACACTGCTTGCGATACAGGAGAAGGCAGCACTGATGTTATCATAGATAgtggtacaaaaaaaaaattactcaaataTCTTCCAAATCCAGCCCTCTCTGATGTAAGGTGCAGTTGTCAAACCGTTGGTCAGCTTTCTGAACCACAAAAGACAGTATTTGAGAAGTTACCTATGGTGGAATCAGATTCTTGTGCTCTCAAGAAGAGCAATAAATGTAAGTGTAAAGAGCAAGAACCATCTGAAATCTTGACTGTTTCTACCAAGACAGCTGCCCAAGTAATGCATACCAAGCTATCAAAGAACCTGTTTcaaggtaaaagaaaaacaaagactCTTAAAGTTACTCAGCCAGTTCTTGCAAATGCTAATACTTCTCTGGCAAAAAAATGCTCATCTGAGATGATAAATAAAATCAGGGAAGAGATAGGTCCTCCTCTGCCCCCCTTGCTACTGCCTCTGATTACTACTCCTCCAAAAACTGCCTGTACTGTGTCCCCTGTAATGTCTTCTACAGGTCaatgttctttgctttcccctctTGATGACCTGATATCCCCACTAAGCAAAACTCCTATTCTTCCTCTCATGTCCCCATTAACAGATACTCCAACAGTAAAAtctgctcttttattttctcctccctcACCCTCAGAAATGGCAGTAGGTAGACAGATTTGCTCCTCACCTTTGAAATTTTGCACTTCAATTCCAAAGCATGCACTTCCCGTTCCAGGAAGATTTCCTCTCTTTGCAGCAGTTAGTGATGGTCCAAGTGCTCCTCAGGAGAACTCTGTGAAAATACTGGACACTATGTATCCAGAGCTGTCTGCAAGGGCAAGGACACTAAACATTCTGAAAGGCAATATTCAGCTTAACCGATGCACTTTTTCAGACATCCAAAGTTTGCCAGGACCTGTGTTTCAAGCAGGTGGATTCAAAGCAATTGCATCTACCTCAACTGCTTTTGTTAAAGCTGGAAGCAATTTGAAATCTGATAGTAGCAAAGATGAAGACAAAGATGTGCAAAATCAgcaattattttcaaatcatCTTAGAAAAAGGACACTATTGCAGGTATCTATGCCAAGAAGTGCCAAAAGACTGAGGCTGGACAGTGAACCGCCAAGGATGGAGCCCAGTGATATTACTGCTGTCAGAAATACTAAAAACACCATTGCTGCAATGCAGGAGGCTTTCCATGGTAAAAGCTACGAAATCAGTGATTCATCACAATGTTCCAATTTAGAAGAATCACTACCAGTAAAGAAGGATTCTGACTGCCAGAAAGTTTCTTTGGCATTAAAGAAAATTGCTGAATCCTGTTTTGACTTGTTACCAGTTATCAAAGGTCATGTGTATGTTGGTAATATCTCAAAGATTCCAGTAATGACAGATGAAGAGAGAGAAGTTGTCTATGAATTTGGTATAAACAACAAG CATTTAGCAGAGTCCTTGCTGCATGTTATTCTCAATAAGCTGAAGGCTCAGAAGAATGCCACAAATTATAATTTCAGTCAGGCTCTGTGTCGAGTCTATGCAGGAATTTGTCGACAGTTGGGAGATTTGGAAAGAGCCCGCCTTTTCTGCTATAGTCTACTTAAAGAAG actTTCCAGACtcagaaaaattgcttttatttatcaCAAACATATGGTCTGACATATTTGTCTTCCAAGGTGCAATTAACAAAGCTATGCAATTAGTTGTCAGGCAGAATGCAAGCAATGAGATGCTGGCCTGTTTAAGTGCTTATCTCAACTGGGAACAG ACTTCATCTTTAGATGCTGGTATTATGGTCTCAAACCTGCTTTTAGAAATGCAGTCATGTACAAAAGTAGAATTTCACCTGAGTGAGCAGTATGGAGAAGATCTCAGTGAAGATGCTTGGCAGTATATATTTGCTGTTGATCTACTCTGCTCTCATATGAAGTGGGATTGGACACATGATAATGTTATAAG caaaGTGCTTTGGCCTTCTATGGATAACTGGATAAAGAAGAGAAAGGGGCATGAAACTGCTCAGTCAATTCGTGATAGTGTTATAGCATTGACACTCAGGCTAATTG gtcGATTAGGACAAATAGGTTTGAAGGAAGGCTATCTTGCCGCAGTGAAGAATATTAGTTCCATAATTGGACAGTTTGTACAGCATGCAAAAGATGAAG CTATTCCTTGGGGTGTGCAGCTGGCAGCCGTATATTCACTATGTGACTTGGGTTCAAGCAATCCAGAAGGTATTGTTGAGGTCATCCATGCTTGGAGAGCAAAAGTTCGTAACAACATCCCTTCTGCTATCACAAATGGTATAGCTGAAATCACTTCTCTGTGTGAAATGGAGCTAAATTAA